In Leishmania braziliensis MHOM/BR/75/M2904 complete genome, chromosome 31, one genomic interval encodes:
- the AAT1.2 gene encoding putative amino acid transporter aATP11, which yields MASNEASPRFGHPLQPSGRQPQRDLQDPRSPFDVEELPRYVGEDVKGMVDTSSTEAQDPYDFSRYDPKNQIEMQDRVRADRVTRRRIPANTLQKYLNYIVPYGGLFSTGLNLASSSIGAGIIALPYAFNSSGLVMAIFYMVVIAYLTIYSYYLLGQAGTRTGLRNYEQIVRTLLGPGADYFLAFCMWFLSFGGEVSYVISVKDVLTAFLENADSTPAFLLGIWGQRLLTFIVWLVAMLPLCLPKEINSLRYFSCIAIVFIVYFVISMVVHSAQNGLRADPRPEIRLFNTGNTAIAGLATFMFAFLSQLNAYESYEEMKNPTPLRLTLGASISVGIVFVLYLFAGLFGYLDFGAAMTGSALKYYNPIADKMMGVGYVGILFKLCVGFGLHMIPVRDAIYHCVRVDVHTIAWWKNACVCGFMALLSLVAGLFIPNINVVFGLVGGFSGGFIGFIYPALMVMYAGSWSLSSVGWYHYLSTYLLLIVGVIGVVWGTASSIYGEI from the coding sequence ATGGCCAGCAACGAAGCAAGCCCCCGCTTTGGGCATCCTTTGCAGCCCTCGGGGAGGCAACCCCAGAGGGATTTGCAGGATCCGCGCTCCCCGTTCGATGTGGAAGAGCTTCCGAGGTACGTCGGGGAGGATGTGAAGGGGATGGTGGACACTTCCTCTACTGAGGCGCAGGACCCATACGACTTCTCGCGATACGACCCGAAGAACCAGATCGAGATGCAGGACAGGGTACGCGCCGACCGCGTGACCCGCCGCCGCATACCTGCAAACACGCTTCAGAAGTACCTCAACTACATTGTGCCCTACGGTGGTCTGTTTTCCACGGGCCTCAACCTCGCCAGCTCATCCATCGGCGCTGGCATTATTGCGCTCCCGTACGCCTTCAACTCCTCTGGCCTTGTTATGGCGATTTTCTATATGGTTGTTATCGCCTACCTCACCATCTACTCCTACTACCTGCTGGGCCAGGCTGGTACCAGGACTGGTCTGCGCAACTACGAGCAGATtgtgcgcacgctgctcgGCCCCGGCGCCGACTACTTCCTCGCCTTCTGCATGTGGTTTCTGAGCTTTGGTGGGGAGGTGTCGTACGTCATCTCAGTGAAGGATGTGCTGACTGCCTTCCTCGAAAACGCTGACAGCACGCCGGCGTTCCTGTTAGGCATCTGGGGCCAGCGCCTGCTCACCTTCATCGTGTGGCTTGTGGccatgctgccgctgtgcctgCCAAAGGAGATCAACTCGCTGCGCTACTTCTCCTGCATCGCGATTGTGTTCATCGTGTACTTTGTGATCTCGATGGTGGTGCACAGCGCGCAAAACGGGCTGCGTGCCGATCCACGTCCGGAGATTCGGCTCTTCAACACGGGCAACACCGCCATTGCTGGACTGGCCACGTTCATGTTTGCCTTTCTTTCGCAGCTGAATGCGTACGAGTCCTACGAGGAGATGAAGAACcccacgccgctgcgcctcacgcTGGGCGCGAGCATCTCCGTTGGTATCGTGTTTGTGCTGTACCTCTTCGCTGGGCTCTTTGGATACCTCGACTTCGGCGCTGCGATGACGGGCTCCGCACTGAAGTATTACAACCCCATCGCGGATAAGATGATGGGCGTCGGCTATGTTGGCATCCTGTTCAAGCTCTGTGTCGGGTTCGGCCTGCACATGATCCCGGTGCGCGATGCCATCTACCACTGCGTCCGCGTGGATGTGCACACCATCGCGTGGTGGAAgaacgcgtgtgtgtgcggcttCATGGCACTGCTCTCACTGGTGGCTGGGCTGTTCATCCCGAACATCAACGTTGTCTTTGGCCTTGTCGGCGGCTTTTCTGGCGGCTTCATCGGCTTTATTTACCCGGCGCTCATGGTCATGTACGCTGGCAGCTGGTCCCTGTCGTCTGTTGGGTGGTACCACTACCTCTCCACGTACTTGCTGCTCATCGTCGGTGTCATTGGCGTCGTGTGGGGGACGGCCAGTTCCATCTATGGCGAGATTTAG
- the AAT1.1 gene encoding putative amino acid transporter, protein MPTRGNHSANDALHLQHGQGRAVLDNMPEDPPEYGEDGLNMLNDDLNQEYLADEVVVGASDVDCKTEESKKAESSSLSDEREPVAEGYKRQLANVDIAQQILEAERRDREDRVWRRRHTTNPVLRILQVIMPYGGILSSAFSIASSTIGGGIIGLPAAFQMSGIGMAVIYLMVVVTMAVYSFVLLAIVSHKTALYNWEIIARRLMGRGWDYFVVFVMWVLCFGGDVSYIIALKSILTGFLKNSPAASDYIKSEPGYRLITSMLWIAVILPMCVLKEINSLRIVSTVSILFVVFFTITCVIHSAQSLQERGMRDDLVSFQTGNTAINGLSSLMFAFIAQVNAPEISREMYKFSVHRVFLSALLGMSLCAVLYFLTGLFGYLDFGPEVNDSILAMYNPLKDHLMAVSYAGMMLKICVGFALHLIPCRDCVYYMIGTDVSRVPWWKNALLCALQAAGALAAGLFIPRITTVFGLLGGFCGGFVGFIFPSLFMMYSGGFSVARVGWGHFLGTYALLLAGVIAVVWGTSAAIYGAVLSSW, encoded by the coding sequence ATGCCGACCAGAGGAAACCACAGCGCTAACGATGCGCTGCATCTTCAGCACGGGCAGGGCCGGGCGGTCCTGGACAACATGCCAGAAGACCCGCCGGAGTACGGCGAGGACGGGCTGAACATGCTGAACGATGACCTCAACCAGGAGTACCTGGCGGATGAGGTTGTGGTGGGAGCTAGCGACGTGGACTGTAAAACCGAGGAATCCAAGAAGGCTgagtcctcctcgctcagcgATGAGCGTGAGCCAGTAGCAGAAGGGTACAAGCGGCAATTGGCTAACGTAGACATCGCGCAGCAGATCCTTGAGGCGGAGCGACGCGACCGTGAGGACCGTgtgtggcgccgccgccacaccacCAATCCCGTGTTGCGGATACTGCAGGTGATCATGCCGTATGGTGGCATCCTCTCCTCGGCCTTCAGCATCGCCAGCTCCACGATTGGTGGCGGCATCATCGGACTCCCTGCGGCCTTTCAGATGAGTGGAATAGGGATGGCTGTGATCTACTTGATGGTCGTGGTGACCATGGCGGTGTACTCCTTTGTGCTGCTCGCCATTGTGTCGCACAAAACCGCGCTGTACAACTGGGAGATCATCGCACGCCGCTTGATGGGCCGCGGCTGGGACTACTTTGTGGTCTTTGTCATGTGGGTGCTTTGCTTTGGTGGTGATGTCTCGTACATCATTGCCCTCAAGAGTATTCTCACCGGCTTCCTGAAGAACTCGCCAGCTGCCTCGGACTACATCAAGTCCGAGCCGGGCTATCGGCTCATTACATCGATGCTGTGGATCGCCGTGATACTCCCCATGTGCGTGCTGAAGGAGATCAACTCGCTGCGCATTGTGTCGACAGTGTCCATCCTCTTTGTTGTCTTCTTCACCATCACGTGTGTCATTCATTCTGCCCAGAGCCTGCAGGAACGCGGCATGAGGGACGACCTTGTCTCTTTCCAAACCGGCAACACGGCGATCAATGGCTTGTCGAGTCTCATGTTTGCTTTCATAGCGCAGGTGAACGCGCCGGAGATCTCACGTGAGATGTACAAGTTCTCCGTTCACCGCGTCTTCCTGTCAGCACTCCTCGGAATGTCGCTGTGCGCCGTGCTCTACTTCCTGACAGGTCTCTTCGGCTACCTTGACTTTGGTCCTGAGGTGAACGACTCCATCTTGGCCATGTACAACCCCCTCAAGGACCATCTCATGGCCGTTTCGTACGCTGGCATGATGCTCAAAATCTGCGTAGGCTTCGCGCTGCATCTGATACCCTGCCGCGACTGTGTCTACTACATGATAGGCACCGATGTATCACGCGTGCCCTGGTGGAAGAATGCTCTCTTGTGTGCCCTACAAGCTGCGGGGGCCCTCGCCGCCGGCCTCTTTATCCCGCGCATCACCACTGTCTTTGGTCTGCTGGGTGGCTTCTGCGGGGGCTTCGTTGGCTTCATCTTCCCATCGCTGTTCATGATGTACTCGGGTGGCTTCTCGGTTGCTCGCGTTGGCTGGGGCCACTTCCTTGGCACCtacgcactgctgctggctggTGTTATTGCCGTGGTGTGGGGCACGAGCGCTGCCATCTACGGCGCTGTCCTCTCTTCATGGTAG